From Oryza brachyantha chromosome 9, ObraRS2, whole genome shotgun sequence, a single genomic window includes:
- the LOC102703996 gene encoding protein Brevis radix-like 1 isoform X1, producing the protein MLTCIACSKPASGGGPLHEPPEDEDAVDGGGGGGAATPSTRLAIKALTAQIKDMALKASGAYRHCKPCAGSSAGASRRHHPYHHRGGSGFGDSDAGSERFHYAYRRAASSAASTPRLRGGGGALSSGDATPSMSARSDFPIGDEEEEEDDDDDEEMVSTGGGGKEEDAKEWVAQVEPGVLITFVSLPQGGNDLKRIRFSREMFNKWQAQRWWAENYDKVMELYNVQRFNHQAVPLPATPKSEDESSKEDSPVTPPLGKERLPRSLHRPMSGGGAVGSSSSDSLEHHSNHYCNSGRHHQHGHQCYDSVGLVSTPKLSSISGAKTETSSMDASMRTSSSPEEVDRSGELSVSISNASDQEREWVEEDEPGVYITIRALPGGIRELRRVRFSRERFSEMHARLWWEENRARIHEQYL; encoded by the exons atgCTGACGTGCATCGCGTGCTCGAAGCcggcctccggcggcggcccgcTGCACGAGCCGCCGGAGGACGAggacgccgtcgacggcggcggcgggggcggcgccgcgacGCCCAGCACGCGCCTGGCCATCAAGGCGCTCACTGCGCAG ATCAAGGATATGGCGTTGAAGGCGTCGGGCGCGTACCGGCACTGCAAGCCCTGCGCCGGCTCGTCGGCGGGGGCTTCGCGGCGGCACCACCCGTACCAccaccgcggcggcagcggcttcGGCGACTCCGACGCCGGCTCCGAACGGTTCCACTACGCgtaccgccgcgccgcgagttCGGCGGCCTCGACGCCCcggttgcgcggcggcggcggcgccctgtCGAGCGGGGACGCCACGCCGTCCATGAGCGCCCGCTCGGACTTCCCCatcggcgacgaggaggaggaggaggacgacgacgacgacgaggagatggtgtcaaccggcggcggcggcaaggaggAAGACGCGAAGGAGTGGGTGGCGCAGGTGGAGCCCGGCGTGCTTATCACCTTCGTCTCACTGCCACAGGGTGGCAACGACCTCAAACGCATCCGGTTCAG CCGTGAGATGTTCAACAAGTGGCAAGCACAAAGATGGTGGGCTGAAAATTATGACAAAGTTATGGAGCTTTATAATGTACAGAGATTTAATCATCAAGCTGTTCCTCTTCCTGCTACTCCAAAATCTGAAGATGAG AGCTCAAAGGAGGACAGCCCAGTGACACCACCCCTGGGCAAGGAACGGCTACCTCGTTCTTTACATAGACCAATGTCAGGTGGTGGTGCAGTGGGTTCATCTTCATCAGATTCTCTTGAGCATCATTCAAACCACTACTGTAATAGcggccgccaccaccaacATGGACACCAGTGCTATGATTCAGTGGGGCTGGTTTCAACACCCAAGCTCTCAAGTATAAGTGGAGCCAAGACAGAAACCTCATCAATGGATGCATCAATGAGGACAAGTTCATCTCCTGAAGAGGTCGACAGATCTGGTGAGCTCTCTGTGTCCATCAGCAATGCAAGCGACCAGGAGAGGGAGTGGGTTGAGGAAGACGAACCTGGCGTATATATTACCATCCGGGCTCTGCCTGGCGGTATCAGAGAACTCCGGCGTGTTCGATTCAG CCGAGAGAGATTCAGCGAGATGCATGCCAGGCTATGGTGGGAAGAGAACCGAGCGAGGATACACGAGCAGTATCTCTAA
- the LOC102703996 gene encoding protein Brevis radix-like 1 isoform X2 encodes MWSLGFEIKDMALKASGAYRHCKPCAGSSAGASRRHHPYHHRGGSGFGDSDAGSERFHYAYRRAASSAASTPRLRGGGGALSSGDATPSMSARSDFPIGDEEEEEDDDDDEEMVSTGGGGKEEDAKEWVAQVEPGVLITFVSLPQGGNDLKRIRFSREMFNKWQAQRWWAENYDKVMELYNVQRFNHQAVPLPATPKSEDESSKEDSPVTPPLGKERLPRSLHRPMSGGGAVGSSSSDSLEHHSNHYCNSGRHHQHGHQCYDSVGLVSTPKLSSISGAKTETSSMDASMRTSSSPEEVDRSGELSVSISNASDQEREWVEEDEPGVYITIRALPGGIRELRRVRFSRERFSEMHARLWWEENRARIHEQYL; translated from the exons ATGTGGAGTCTTGGATTCGAG ATCAAGGATATGGCGTTGAAGGCGTCGGGCGCGTACCGGCACTGCAAGCCCTGCGCCGGCTCGTCGGCGGGGGCTTCGCGGCGGCACCACCCGTACCAccaccgcggcggcagcggcttcGGCGACTCCGACGCCGGCTCCGAACGGTTCCACTACGCgtaccgccgcgccgcgagttCGGCGGCCTCGACGCCCcggttgcgcggcggcggcggcgccctgtCGAGCGGGGACGCCACGCCGTCCATGAGCGCCCGCTCGGACTTCCCCatcggcgacgaggaggaggaggaggacgacgacgacgacgaggagatggtgtcaaccggcggcggcggcaaggaggAAGACGCGAAGGAGTGGGTGGCGCAGGTGGAGCCCGGCGTGCTTATCACCTTCGTCTCACTGCCACAGGGTGGCAACGACCTCAAACGCATCCGGTTCAG CCGTGAGATGTTCAACAAGTGGCAAGCACAAAGATGGTGGGCTGAAAATTATGACAAAGTTATGGAGCTTTATAATGTACAGAGATTTAATCATCAAGCTGTTCCTCTTCCTGCTACTCCAAAATCTGAAGATGAG AGCTCAAAGGAGGACAGCCCAGTGACACCACCCCTGGGCAAGGAACGGCTACCTCGTTCTTTACATAGACCAATGTCAGGTGGTGGTGCAGTGGGTTCATCTTCATCAGATTCTCTTGAGCATCATTCAAACCACTACTGTAATAGcggccgccaccaccaacATGGACACCAGTGCTATGATTCAGTGGGGCTGGTTTCAACACCCAAGCTCTCAAGTATAAGTGGAGCCAAGACAGAAACCTCATCAATGGATGCATCAATGAGGACAAGTTCATCTCCTGAAGAGGTCGACAGATCTGGTGAGCTCTCTGTGTCCATCAGCAATGCAAGCGACCAGGAGAGGGAGTGGGTTGAGGAAGACGAACCTGGCGTATATATTACCATCCGGGCTCTGCCTGGCGGTATCAGAGAACTCCGGCGTGTTCGATTCAG CCGAGAGAGATTCAGCGAGATGCATGCCAGGCTATGGTGGGAAGAGAACCGAGCGAGGATACACGAGCAGTATCTCTAA
- the LOC102699897 gene encoding solute carrier family 25 member 44-like, which yields MRSRETSPRSTTGRPAIAPGHGGEAIDRREAPPPPEEAAAEKVVDGSQELRLPPEIDWDRLDKWRFFVLGAGLFSAVSTALYPAVVLKTRLQVATAPPPPPPAHAAASSGAALPHSAAAAATAILRREGPLAFYRGFATSLAGTVPARALYMGALEATRSAVGPAALSLGAPEPVASASAGAAAGLAAAVAAQVVWTPVDVISQRLMVQGNPCPASRYRGGLDAFRKIVASDGLRGLYRGFGMSILTYAPSNAVWWATYSLSQKTIWSGIGCYLCEYGIGVQEIDAGEGDSSLQPGYKTVMVVQGVSAAMAGGAAALVTMPLDTIKTRMQVMDGEGEPITVGRTVRRLIKEGGWGACYRGLGPRWASMSLSATTMITTYEFLKRLSAKEHESGLT from the exons ATGCGAAGCCGCGAAACATCTCCGCGCAGCACCACTGGGCGGCCCGCCATTGCTC CGGGGCATGGAGGAGAGGCCATAGATCGGAGGGaggcgcctccgccgccggaggaagcggcggcggagaaggtGGTGGATGGGTCCCAGGAGCTGCGGCTCCCGCCGGAGATCGACTGGGATCGGCTCGACAAGTGGAGGTTCTTCGTGCTCGGAGCTGGGCTCTTCTCCGCCGTCTCCACCGCGCTCTACCCGGCCGTCGTGCTCAAGACGCGGCTCCAGGTCGCGACggccccgcctccgcctccgcccgcgcacgcggcggcgtcgtcgggggCGGCGCTCCcgcactccgccgccgcggccgccaccgccatcctGCGGCGGGAGGGGCCCCTCGCCTTCTACCGCGGCTTCGCCACCTCCCTCGCCGGGACCGTCCCGGCGCGCGCGCTCTACATGGGGGCGCTCGAGGCCACGCGCTCGGCCGTCGGCCCCGCCGCGCTCAGCCTCGGCGCGCCCGAGCCCGTCGCGTCCGcttccgccggcgccgcggcgggcctcgccgccgccgtcgcggcgcaGGTGGTGTGGACCCCCGTCGACGTCATCAGCCAGCGCCTCATGGTGCAGGGCAACCCGTGCCCCGCCTCCCGCTACCGTGGCGGCCTCGACGCCTTCCGCAAGATCGTAGCTTCCGACGGCCTACGCGGCCTGTACCGTGGCTTCGGCATGTCCATCCTAACCTACGCCCCCTCCAATGCCGTGTGGTGGGCAACTTACTCGCTGTCGCAGAAGACAATTTGGAGCGGAATCGGCTGCTACCTGTGCGAGTATGGTATTGGTGTCCAAGAAATTGATGCCGGAGAAGGGGATTCTTCCTTGCAGCCGGGTTACAAGACTGTCATGGTAGTGCAGGGAGTGAGCGCGGCGATGGCTGGAGGCGCGGCCGCACTTGTGACGATGCCTCTGGACACCATTAAGACCAGGATGCAGGTCATGGATGGGGAAGGCGAACCGATTACTGTGGGGAGGACGGTGAGGAGGTTGATCAAGGAGGGAGGGTGGGGCGCTTGTTACAGGGGGCTTGGTCCAAGGTGGGCATCCATGTCCCTGTCTGCCACCACCATGATCACCACGTACGAGTTCCTTAAGCGGCTCTCGGCGAAGGAGCATGAGAGCGGCCTCACCTGA
- the LOC102700179 gene encoding uncharacterized protein LOC102700179 has product MGGTPRSSIGHILPGAGFVAVGLWHLFNHMKLFALRPDAYVAPVWFPVPRARYLELALIIAGSAAEFAMEMFVDHSTLLPFAADGSIPSDRLHNHEHAIICLALVVYAGAAVHLDRVRAPARAALCLLLVAAVFAQELLVFHFHSTNHAGVEGQFHWLLQLVVAACLATALLGIGFPRSFAVSLARSACITFHGLWLIVIGAMVWVPSLVPKGCSPVREDGRDTVRCHSKESLHRALALANLQFGWYLSFMTVFVVALYLYVCNRYPAAGEAAAAAYAPLQTAGDEHDEDMDARKGGVLEIEV; this is encoded by the coding sequence ATGGGCGGCACGCCGCGGAGCAGCATCGGCCACATCCTGCCCGGCGCCggcttcgtcgccgtcgggctgTGGCACCTGTTCAACCACATGAAGCTCTTCGCCCTGCGCCCGGACGCCTACGTCGCGCCGGTGTGGTTCCCCGTGCCCCGCGCGCGCTACCTGGAGCTCGCCCTCATCATCGCCGGCAGCGCCGCGGAGTTCGCCATGGAGATGTTCGTCGACCACTCGACGCTCctgccgttcgccgccgacgggtCCATCCCCTCCGACCGCCTCCACAACCACGAGCACGCCATCATCTGCCTGGCGCTCGTCGTCTAcgcgggcgccgccgtccacctcgaccgcgtccgcgccccggcccgcgccgcgctctgcctcctcctcgtggCGGCCGTCTTCGCGCAGGAGCTGCTCGTCTTCCACTTCCACTCCACCAACCACGCCGGCGTCGAGGGGCAGTTCCACTGGCTCCTgcagctcgtcgtcgccgcctgccTCGCCACGGCGCTCCTGGGCATCGGCTTCCCCCGGAGCTTCGCCGTCAGCCTGGCCAGGTCGGCCTGCATCACGTTCCACGGGCTGTGGCTCATCGTCATCGGCGCCATGGTGTGGGTGCCGAGCCTCGTGCCCAAGGGATGCTCGCCGGTGCGCGAGGACGGCCGCGACACCGTGCGGTGCCACAGCAAGGAGAGCCTGCACCGCGCCCTGGCGCTCGCCAACCTGCAGTTCGGGTGGTACCTCTCCTTCATGACGGTGTTCGTCGTCGCGCTCTACCTCTACGTGTGCAACAGGTaccccgccgccggggaggcggcggcggcggcgtacgcGCCGCTGCAGACAGCCGGCGACGAACACGACGAAGACATGGACGCGCGCAAGGGCGGGGTTCTGGAGATAGAGGTTTGA
- the LOC102704275 gene encoding transmembrane protein 45B-like produces MGTMVGHVAPGAGFLVIGLWQLFNHIRLFALRPSSYSAPVWFPVRGARHLELVLVIVGTVISILMELVIGPAKHQPFDEDGTIPSDHLHNFEHASISLALLVYAAVTIHMDRVGAPMRDAVSQLVAAAAFAQQLLIFHLHSADHMGVEGQFHWLLQTVIAVTLATTVLGIPCPRSFAVSLVRSASLVFQGVWFIVMGVMLWTPALIPKGCFLNFEEGHDVVRCRTDEALHRAKSLVNLQFSWYLTATVVFVVVFYLQLRKAYPEEPRYVPLVKGGGAGGDGDSDGGRFSIGDDEEDDLEAAKGGFGHVVGGGKAIEIER; encoded by the coding sequence ATGGGCACCATGGTTGGCCACGTCGCGCCGGGCGCCGGCTTCCTCGTCATCGGCCTGTGGCAGCTGTTCAACCACATCCGGCTGTTCGCGCTGCGGCCGAGCTCGTACTCAGCGCCGGTGTGGTTCCCGGTGCGCGGGGCGCGCCACCTCGAGCTCGTACTGGTGATCGTCGGCACGGTGATCTCCATCCTCATGGAGCTCGTCATCGGGCCGGCCAAGCACCAGCCGTTCGACGAGGACGGGACCATCCCCTCCGACCACCTCCACAACTTCGAGCACGCGTCCATCTCTCTCGCGCTGCTCGTCTACGCCGCGGTGACCATCCACATGGACAGGGTCGGGGCGCCCATGCGCGACGCCGTCTCGCagctggtcgccgccgcggcgttcgCGCAGCAGCTGCTCATCTTCCACCTCCACTCCGCCGACCACATGGGCGTCGAGGGGCAGTTCCACTGGCTGCTGCAGACGGTCATCGCCGTCACGCTCGCCACCACCGTGCTCGGGATCCCCTGCCCGCGGAGCTTCGCCGTCAGCCTGGTCCGGTCGGCGAGCCTCGTGTTCCAGGGCGTCTGGTTCATCGTCATGGGCGTCATGCTCTGGACCCCGGCGCTCATCCCCAAGGGGTGCTTCCTCAACTTCGAGGAAGGCCACGACGTCGTCCGGTGCCGCACCGACGAGGCGCTCCACCGCGCCAAGTCGCTCGTCAACCTGCAGTTCAGCTGGTACCTCACCGCCACCGTGGTGTTCGTCGTCGTGTTCTACCTCCAGCTGAGGAAGGCCTACCCCGAGGAGCCGCGGTACGTGCCGCTTGtcaagggcggcggcgccggcggcgacggcgacagcgacggcggcaggTTCAGCATCggagacgacgaggaggacgacctCGAGGCCGCGAAAGGTGGCTTCGGACACGTGGTCGGTGGCGGGAAGGCCATTGAAATCGAGCGGTAA